A genomic region of Bombus pyrosoma isolate SC7728 linkage group LG6, ASM1482585v1, whole genome shotgun sequence contains the following coding sequences:
- the LOC122568571 gene encoding arrestin domain-containing protein 17 isoform X3, producing MGLKDFRIIYDNPWETYYPGQTVSGNIIVVLNSTKKIRGICVKIKGVANTCWTTDKQDMDERGQYRDGTQTVTAHEEYFDTKYYLVGSASGGEIEIQGGEHKFPFQCILPMNLPSSFESDFGHVRYTVKATLDRPWKFDQEVKSPFTVVSPFDLNQEARSLTKVQVEMSNTFCCLCCGTPSLTVNYSLPVRGYVPGQTMPIKVNVENLSGVTVETVKLILCKIVTFRATTPTTDTKTEEIVIAEVSKGPVEGRGTADYEQKLDIPPLPPSNLTNCGIIDLEYNLKVVACVSGCAPSAEGYPQPSEIGWTTTGIPLSSVDGSPPSNLYPNLPPPSYEESTNGARSLWERGESEYIFGVSNRFAPKYPVFNFAANQ from the exons ATGGGACTAAAGGATTTCCGAATAATCTACGACAATCCTTGGGAGACTTATTATCCAGGACAGACCGTCAGTGGAAATATCATCGTGGTATTAAACAGTACGAAGAAGATTCGTG GCATAtgcgtaaaaataaaaggtgTGGCGAACACATGTTGGACAACAGACAAACAGGATATGGATGAGAGAGGACAATACAGAGATGGAACTCAGACGGTCACCGCACATGAAGAATACTTCGATACAAAGTATTATCTTGTTGGATCAGCTTCTG gaGGTGAAATCGAGATACAAGGCGGCGAGCATAAATTCCCGTTTCAATGTATTCTACCCATGAATTTACCTAGCAGTTTCGAATCCGATTTTGGCCACGTTCGGTATACAGTCAAAGCGACACTGGATCGCCCTTGGAAATTCGATCAAGAAGTAAAGAGCCCCTTTACAGTAGTGTCGCCTTTTGACCTTAATCAAGAAGCAAGATCCTTG ACAAAAGTGCAAGTAGAAATGAGTAATACGTTTTGCTGCTTATGTTGCGGAACACCATCATTAACTGTTAACTATTCGTTACCAGTGAGGGGATACGTACCAGGTCAAACAATGCCAATAAAGGTGaacgttgaaaatttgtcaggAGTCACTGTGGAGACTGTAAAACTCATTTTGTGTAAG ATCGTGACTTTTCGGGCTACCACACCGACTACTGATACTAAAACGGAGGAAATTGTGATAGCGGAAGTTTCCAAAGGACCCGTCGAAGGACGCGGAACTGCAGATTATGAACAGAAGCTCGATATCCCTCCACTTCCTCCATCGAACCTGACGAATTGTGGAATTATTGATCTGGAATATAATCTTAAAGTCGTAGCTTGTGTCTCAGGATG TGCTCCATCGGCCGAAGGATATCCACAACCCTCAGAAATTGGATGGACGACGACAGGAATTCCACTTTCAAGCGTTGACGGAAGTCCACCATCGAATTTGTACCCTAATCTGc ctcCACCATCGTACGAAGAATCAACCAATGGTGCTAGAAGTCTGTGGGAACGTGGTGAATCCGAGTATATTTTTGGTGTGTCGAATCGTTTCGCGCCAAAATATCCCGTGTTCAATTTTGCGGCGAATCAGTAA
- the LOC122568572 gene encoding uncharacterized protein LOC122568572 isoform X1, with protein sequence MFGHVFLRLFGRFYPRKLLGHDALNEYLRRADRSWYSEATIGRNAPINSNVRGLRGIDVAGKGTNDDHDADDQDGDDDHDARDNAVSMVVRRKKGPRPCRFFSARVTSVVVNNPFEMACSIVLPALRQLVCAQKTNIEWYVVTWTRNYDQTGFYERLDIAALRVLSVWNKNDG encoded by the exons ATGTTCGGCCACGTTTTCCTTCGTCTATTTGGACGCTTTTATCCGCGTAAGTTACTCGGCCACGACGCACTGAACGAATATTTACGGCGTGCGGACCGTTCGTGGTATTCTGAGGCGACCATCGGACGAAATGCTCCGATCAATAGTAACGTCCGGGGCTTGCGCGGAATAGACGTCGCTGGAAAAGGAACCAACGACGACCACGACGCCGACGATCAAGACGGTGATGACGACCATGACGCCAGGGACAATGCTGTTTCGATGGTCGTACGACGAAAGAAGGGCCCCCGTCCCTGCAG ATTTTTCAGCGCGAGAGTAACAAGCGTCGTTGTCAATAATCCGTTTGAAATGGCCTGTAGCATCGTTCTACCAGCACTGCGTCAGTTGGTATGTGCGCAGAAGACAAATATCGAATGGTACGTAGTAACGTGGACTCGTAACTACGATCAGACCGGCTTTTACGAGCGGCTCGATATAGCCGCGCTGCGTGTGCTCAGTGTGTGGAACAAGAACGACGGATGA
- the LOC122568572 gene encoding uncharacterized protein LOC122568572 isoform X2 produces MYNYVHNGFFSARVTSVVVNNPFEMACSIVLPALRQLVCAQKTNIEWYVVTWTRNYDQTGFYERLDIAALRVLSVWNKNDG; encoded by the exons atgtacaattatgTGCATAATGG ATTTTTCAGCGCGAGAGTAACAAGCGTCGTTGTCAATAATCCGTTTGAAATGGCCTGTAGCATCGTTCTACCAGCACTGCGTCAGTTGGTATGTGCGCAGAAGACAAATATCGAATGGTACGTAGTAACGTGGACTCGTAACTACGATCAGACCGGCTTTTACGAGCGGCTCGATATAGCCGCGCTGCGTGTGCTCAGTGTGTGGAACAAGAACGACGGATGA
- the LOC122568570 gene encoding synaptotagmin-4 produces MVGGVTEDGPVIRPVDFVSTTTVVALCIGAVFLLCAVAMTWWLCRRRREHTKLNSDKSLAFRPPHRKPTAVKSPGSTSHYLKKSPSPTGLAKSPPGSGGQTPSPTGSQSSNPGSQPRTPQGTGTPAQTPSGEVTLSIENERDKAEIENNEKTEREKNHGTENNKGDMGQLVFKLRYVNEQNALGVTVVNCKGLPARATSDPYVKLKLLPDKQHQAKTRVLRNTRDPVYDEDFTFFGISKDQLQKISLHFIVLSFDRYSRDDIIGELTCALSSVPDLENADNQEISLCRKICPRSLKIQSQGRGELLVSLCWQPINSRLTVVVLKAQNLPKMDVTGLADPYVKIYLLYNSQRIAKRKTRVKKRTLSPVFNESFGFDIPNGADGLNNVSLEFMLIDWDRVTRNEVIGRLEFGGPNCQGSALNHWREVCSSPQRQIADWHKLRE; encoded by the exons ATGGTCGGAGGAGTGACGGAAGACGGACCTGTGATTCGACCCGTCGATTTCG TGTCGACGACGACCGTAGTCGCACTATGTATAGGAGCCGTTTTCCTACTTTGCGCCGTCGCCATGACCTGGTGGCTTTGTCGACGACGTCGTGAACACACCAAGCTGAACTCCGACAAGTCCCTGGCGTTCAGGCCGCCCCACAGAAAACCGACGGCAGTTAAAAGTCCCGGTAGTACCAGCCACTACCTGAAGAAGAGTCCCAGCCCGACCGGACTAGCCAAGAGTCCTCCTGGTTCAGGTGGACAGACGCCCAGCCCGACCGGATCCCAATCGTCGAATCCTGGATCACAGCCAAGAACACCTCAGGGTACAG GCACCCCGGCTCAGACACCTTCTGGCGAGGTTACTCTAAGCATCGAGAATGAACGGGACAAGGCGGAAATTGAGAACAATGAGAAAACAGAACGTGAAAAGAACCACGGAACAGAGAATAACAAAGGCGATATGGGTCAATTGGTATTCAAATTGCGGTACGTAAACGAACAAAATGCACTTGGAGTGACAGTGGTGAACTGCAAGGGTCTACCTGCGAGAGCTACCAGCGATCCTTACGTGAAATTGAAGTTGTTGCCGGATAAACAACACCAGGCGAAGACCAGGGTACTCAGAAACACCAGAGACCCCGTCTATGATGAAGATTTCACGTTCTTTGGAATATCGAAGGACCAGCTTCAG AAAATCAGTTTGCACTTTATAGTGCTCAGCTTCGATAGATATTCTCGGGACGATATTATCGGTGAACTGACATGTGCACTTTCATCAGTGCCCGATTTGGAGAACGCTGATAACCAGGAGATATCATTGTGTCGAAAAATATGCCCTAGGAGTCTAAAG ATTCAATCACAAGGCAGGGGTGAACTGCTAGTCTCCCTTTGTTGGCAACCGATCAACAGCCGGTTGACGGTGGTTGTGCTGAAGGCGCAGAATTTACCGAAGATGGACGTGACTGGGCTGGCAGATCCATACGTCAAGATCTATCTTTTGTATAACTCTCAGCGCATAGCGAAGAGGAAGACGCGCGTGAAGAAACGCACCCTTAGTCCGGTCTTTAACGAATCATTTGGCTTTGACATCCCGAACGGTGCTGATGGTCTTAACAACGTCAGCCTCGAGTTTATGCTGATCGATTGGGATCGCGTTACAAGAAACGAG gTGATTGGACGACTCGAATTCGGTGGACCGAATTGTCAAGGATCCGCTCTGAATCATTGGAGGGAAGTTTGTAGCTCACCGCAGAGGCAGATCGCCGATTGGCACAAATTAAGGGAGTAA
- the LOC122568571 gene encoding arrestin domain-containing protein 17 isoform X1, whose product MGLKDFRIIYDNPWETYYPGQTVSGNIIVVLNSTKKIRGICVKIKGVANTCWTTDKQDMDERGQYRDGTQTVTAHEEYFDTKYYLVGSASGGEIEIQGGEHKFPFQCILPMNLPSSFESDFGHVRYTVKATLDRPWKFDQEVKSPFTVVSPFDLNQEARSLTKVQVEMSNTFCCLCCGTPSLTVNYSLPVRGYVPGQTMPIKVNVENLSGVTVETVKLILCKIVTFRATTPTTDTKTEEIVIAEVSKGPVEGRGTADYEQKLDIPPLPPSNLTNCGIIDLEYNLKVVACVSGWYHRNLTHNTLIFVGTVPLINYQTPSAPSAEGYPQPSEIGWTTTGIPLSSVDGSPPSNLYPNLPPPSYEESTNGARSLWERGESEYIFGVSNRFAPKYPVFNFAANQ is encoded by the exons ATGGGACTAAAGGATTTCCGAATAATCTACGACAATCCTTGGGAGACTTATTATCCAGGACAGACCGTCAGTGGAAATATCATCGTGGTATTAAACAGTACGAAGAAGATTCGTG GCATAtgcgtaaaaataaaaggtgTGGCGAACACATGTTGGACAACAGACAAACAGGATATGGATGAGAGAGGACAATACAGAGATGGAACTCAGACGGTCACCGCACATGAAGAATACTTCGATACAAAGTATTATCTTGTTGGATCAGCTTCTG gaGGTGAAATCGAGATACAAGGCGGCGAGCATAAATTCCCGTTTCAATGTATTCTACCCATGAATTTACCTAGCAGTTTCGAATCCGATTTTGGCCACGTTCGGTATACAGTCAAAGCGACACTGGATCGCCCTTGGAAATTCGATCAAGAAGTAAAGAGCCCCTTTACAGTAGTGTCGCCTTTTGACCTTAATCAAGAAGCAAGATCCTTG ACAAAAGTGCAAGTAGAAATGAGTAATACGTTTTGCTGCTTATGTTGCGGAACACCATCATTAACTGTTAACTATTCGTTACCAGTGAGGGGATACGTACCAGGTCAAACAATGCCAATAAAGGTGaacgttgaaaatttgtcaggAGTCACTGTGGAGACTGTAAAACTCATTTTGTGTAAG ATCGTGACTTTTCGGGCTACCACACCGACTACTGATACTAAAACGGAGGAAATTGTGATAGCGGAAGTTTCCAAAGGACCCGTCGAAGGACGCGGAACTGCAGATTATGAACAGAAGCTCGATATCCCTCCACTTCCTCCATCGAACCTGACGAATTGTGGAATTATTGATCTGGAATATAATCTTAAAGTCGTAGCTTGTGTCTCAGGATG GTACCATCGAAATTTGACGCATAACACCCTTATATTCGTGGGCACGGTgccattaataaattatcaaactcCAAGTGCTCCATCGGCCGAAGGATATCCACAACCCTCAGAAATTGGATGGACGACGACAGGAATTCCACTTTCAAGCGTTGACGGAAGTCCACCATCGAATTTGTACCCTAATCTGc ctcCACCATCGTACGAAGAATCAACCAATGGTGCTAGAAGTCTGTGGGAACGTGGTGAATCCGAGTATATTTTTGGTGTGTCGAATCGTTTCGCGCCAAAATATCCCGTGTTCAATTTTGCGGCGAATCAGTAA
- the LOC122568571 gene encoding arrestin domain-containing protein 17 isoform X4: MDERGQYRDGTQTVTAHEEYFDTKYYLVGSASGGEIEIQGGEHKFPFQCILPMNLPSSFESDFGHVRYTVKATLDRPWKFDQEVKSPFTVVSPFDLNQEARSLTKVQVEMSNTFCCLCCGTPSLTVNYSLPVRGYVPGQTMPIKVNVENLSGVTVETVKLILCKIVTFRATTPTTDTKTEEIVIAEVSKGPVEGRGTADYEQKLDIPPLPPSNLTNCGIIDLEYNLKVVACVSGWYHRNLTHNTLIFVGTVPLINYQTPSAPSAEGYPQPSEIGWTTTGIPLSSVDGSPPSNLYPNLPPPSYEESTNGARSLWERGESEYIFGVSNRFAPKYPVFNFAANQ; the protein is encoded by the exons ATGGATGAGAGAGGACAATACAGAGATGGAACTCAGACGGTCACCGCACATGAAGAATACTTCGATACAAAGTATTATCTTGTTGGATCAGCTTCTG gaGGTGAAATCGAGATACAAGGCGGCGAGCATAAATTCCCGTTTCAATGTATTCTACCCATGAATTTACCTAGCAGTTTCGAATCCGATTTTGGCCACGTTCGGTATACAGTCAAAGCGACACTGGATCGCCCTTGGAAATTCGATCAAGAAGTAAAGAGCCCCTTTACAGTAGTGTCGCCTTTTGACCTTAATCAAGAAGCAAGATCCTTG ACAAAAGTGCAAGTAGAAATGAGTAATACGTTTTGCTGCTTATGTTGCGGAACACCATCATTAACTGTTAACTATTCGTTACCAGTGAGGGGATACGTACCAGGTCAAACAATGCCAATAAAGGTGaacgttgaaaatttgtcaggAGTCACTGTGGAGACTGTAAAACTCATTTTGTGTAAG ATCGTGACTTTTCGGGCTACCACACCGACTACTGATACTAAAACGGAGGAAATTGTGATAGCGGAAGTTTCCAAAGGACCCGTCGAAGGACGCGGAACTGCAGATTATGAACAGAAGCTCGATATCCCTCCACTTCCTCCATCGAACCTGACGAATTGTGGAATTATTGATCTGGAATATAATCTTAAAGTCGTAGCTTGTGTCTCAGGATG GTACCATCGAAATTTGACGCATAACACCCTTATATTCGTGGGCACGGTgccattaataaattatcaaactcCAAGTGCTCCATCGGCCGAAGGATATCCACAACCCTCAGAAATTGGATGGACGACGACAGGAATTCCACTTTCAAGCGTTGACGGAAGTCCACCATCGAATTTGTACCCTAATCTGc ctcCACCATCGTACGAAGAATCAACCAATGGTGCTAGAAGTCTGTGGGAACGTGGTGAATCCGAGTATATTTTTGGTGTGTCGAATCGTTTCGCGCCAAAATATCCCGTGTTCAATTTTGCGGCGAATCAGTAA
- the LOC122568571 gene encoding arrestin domain-containing protein 17 isoform X2: MKWVTKLFNFSIKLHLYYLERRCKESICVKIKGVANTCWTTDKQDMDERGQYRDGTQTVTAHEEYFDTKYYLVGSASGGEIEIQGGEHKFPFQCILPMNLPSSFESDFGHVRYTVKATLDRPWKFDQEVKSPFTVVSPFDLNQEARSLTKVQVEMSNTFCCLCCGTPSLTVNYSLPVRGYVPGQTMPIKVNVENLSGVTVETVKLILCKIVTFRATTPTTDTKTEEIVIAEVSKGPVEGRGTADYEQKLDIPPLPPSNLTNCGIIDLEYNLKVVACVSGWYHRNLTHNTLIFVGTVPLINYQTPSAPSAEGYPQPSEIGWTTTGIPLSSVDGSPPSNLYPNLPPPSYEESTNGARSLWERGESEYIFGVSNRFAPKYPVFNFAANQ, translated from the exons ATGAAATGGGTAAcaaaactatttaattttagtattaaattaCATCTATATTACCTAGAGCGAAGATGTAAAGAAA GCATAtgcgtaaaaataaaaggtgTGGCGAACACATGTTGGACAACAGACAAACAGGATATGGATGAGAGAGGACAATACAGAGATGGAACTCAGACGGTCACCGCACATGAAGAATACTTCGATACAAAGTATTATCTTGTTGGATCAGCTTCTG gaGGTGAAATCGAGATACAAGGCGGCGAGCATAAATTCCCGTTTCAATGTATTCTACCCATGAATTTACCTAGCAGTTTCGAATCCGATTTTGGCCACGTTCGGTATACAGTCAAAGCGACACTGGATCGCCCTTGGAAATTCGATCAAGAAGTAAAGAGCCCCTTTACAGTAGTGTCGCCTTTTGACCTTAATCAAGAAGCAAGATCCTTG ACAAAAGTGCAAGTAGAAATGAGTAATACGTTTTGCTGCTTATGTTGCGGAACACCATCATTAACTGTTAACTATTCGTTACCAGTGAGGGGATACGTACCAGGTCAAACAATGCCAATAAAGGTGaacgttgaaaatttgtcaggAGTCACTGTGGAGACTGTAAAACTCATTTTGTGTAAG ATCGTGACTTTTCGGGCTACCACACCGACTACTGATACTAAAACGGAGGAAATTGTGATAGCGGAAGTTTCCAAAGGACCCGTCGAAGGACGCGGAACTGCAGATTATGAACAGAAGCTCGATATCCCTCCACTTCCTCCATCGAACCTGACGAATTGTGGAATTATTGATCTGGAATATAATCTTAAAGTCGTAGCTTGTGTCTCAGGATG GTACCATCGAAATTTGACGCATAACACCCTTATATTCGTGGGCACGGTgccattaataaattatcaaactcCAAGTGCTCCATCGGCCGAAGGATATCCACAACCCTCAGAAATTGGATGGACGACGACAGGAATTCCACTTTCAAGCGTTGACGGAAGTCCACCATCGAATTTGTACCCTAATCTGc ctcCACCATCGTACGAAGAATCAACCAATGGTGCTAGAAGTCTGTGGGAACGTGGTGAATCCGAGTATATTTTTGGTGTGTCGAATCGTTTCGCGCCAAAATATCCCGTGTTCAATTTTGCGGCGAATCAGTAA